In the Parashewanella tropica genome, ATTGATAGCTGATAGGCAAAGTTAAGTTACCTTGCTGCCAAGTGTCCGGAAAATCTAATTGCGAAACATGCCCTGCATCACGCTTAAACAACATCTCAGGATCGAAATGCAACAGTTTAGGATCATTGCGCTTGGCTTTATTCCACCATTTGAACAAGGTGGCAGAGCTATAAATATTGTCTGGTAAACGCTCTTGATAAAAATCCACCAGCACTTGTTCATCAACCAGAATGTCTTTACGACGAGATTTATGCTCAAGCGCTTCAACTTCCTCTAATTGTTTACAGTTGTGGAGATAAAAAGGTTCTTTGGTTCGCAGTTCACCTTCAGCAAGTGCGCTACGAATAAAGATCTCACGAGACTCAACAGGATCGATTTTCCCATATTGGACTTTACGCTTATGAACAGTCGTTAGCCCGTAAAGCACTTGGTTTTCAAAAGCGACAACACTGCCCTGCTTAGCTTCAAAATGCGGCTCATTGTAATTACGTTTAATGAGATGGCCTGCCAATGGTTCAATCCACTCTGGATTGATTTTGGCGCAGCTGCGCGCAAACAAGCGTGATGTTTCAGTGAGTTCAGCCGCCATGATCCACTTAGGCCCTTTTTTGGCTAATGGCGAGCCAGGAAACACGAAAAACTTACGGTTTCGAGCACCCAAATATTCATTGTTATTATCTTTAAAACCGATATGACTCAATAAGCCTGAGAGAATTGCTTGGTGAATGTTATCGTAATCAGATTCTTCGCCTTTAAGCTTCCATTTAAGATCATGTACGGCTTGTCTTAATTGTGAGTACAAATCCTGCCATTCGCGAATACGAAGGTAAGCTAAAAAGTCTTGTTTACATTTCTTTCTAAATTGACTGGCTGATAGCTCTTTTTGTTGAGACTGAATGTGTTCCCACAAGTTTAACCAAGCAACAAAATCCGAATCTTTGTCTTTGTACTTGCTATGGGCTTCATCTGCAGCTTGTTGCTTCTCTAATGGACGCTCACGTGGATCTTGGATTGATAAACCTGCTGCGATAACCATCACCTGTTGTAAACAGCCAAGCTTATTCGCTTCAATTACCATTCTTGCCAAACGCGGATCAACAGGGATTTGCGCCAATTGACGGCCAAGCTGAGTCAACTGTAATCCTTTTTTTCCCTTATTTACTGCGGTTAATTCTTCCAGCAATAAGAAGCCGTCTTTAATGTGACGAGATTCTGGTGGTTGAATAAACGGGAAACCTTCAATATCACCAAGTCCAATCGCCAGCATTTGTAAAATAACCGATGCTAAGTTGGTTCTTAGGATTTCTGGATCGGTAAACTCAGGACGACTTAAAAAATCGTCTTCGTCATATAAGCGAATACAAATGCCTGGACCGACACGACCACAGCGACCTTGCCGCTGATTAGCGCTGGCTTGTGAAACTGGCTCAATGGGCAGTCGTTGTACTTTGGTGCGATAGCTATAACGGCTAATACGCGCTGTACCGGGATCAATCACGTATCGAATACCAGGAACGGTTAACGAGGTTTCCGCTACGTTGGTCGCCAATACGATTCGTCTGCCAACATGCGATTTAAAGACTTTGGATTGCTCACCATAAGACAAACGTGCGTAAAGCGGCAGAATTTCTGTATCACGATAATTTTGTTTATTGAGTTGCTCTGCAGTATCACGAATTTCCCGCTCACCATTCATGAAGATCAGAATATCACCTAAGCCTTCGTCCATGAGTTCTTCTACCGCTGAGAAAATACCATCGATAAGATCAAGCGATTGCCCTTCTTCTCTCACTAATGGACGGTATCTGGTTTCAACAGGAAATGTTCTGCCAGAAACTTCAATAACTGGGGCATTGTTAAAGTGTTTTGAGAAACGATCGACATCAATGGTTGCCGAAGTAATGATGACTTTTAAATCTTTACGCTTTTTAAGGATTTCTTTTAGGTAACCCAATATGAAATCGATGTTTAAACTACGTTCATGGGCTTCATCAATAATTAGAGCATCGTACTGATTTAAGTAACGGTCTGATGCCAATTCAGCCAGCAGAATACCGTCGGTCATTAACTTGATATAACTAGAATCTTTAATGGCATCTGCAAAACGAACTTTAAAACCTACGGTTTCACCTAGTGGAGAATTGATTTCCTCTGCAATACGAGTGGCAACCGAACGCGCTGCTAAACGTCTTGGCTGAGTGTGACCAATTAACCCTCGACTTCCCAACCCAAGCTCTAAACAAATCTTTGGAAGCTGTGTGGTTTTACCTGAACCGGTTTCACCAGCAACAATGACCACTTGGTTTTCAGCAATGGCTTTAGCAATTTCATCTTTCTTTTGTGAAACTGGTAGCGCTTCAGGATAGGTTACTTCTGGACGCTGTTGGAATCGGAATTCTGCCTTTTCTTTTGCATCGAGTGCTTTTTGTTTTAGCGCCTCTAATTCTTGATCTTTTTCAGTTGAGTTAGCTTGCTTATTTAAACGAAACAAACGCCGACGGATTTTTGCCGTATCTTGAAGAAATCCTTGATTCAAAAAAGCATGGGAAAGAGGGTTAACCGTCGAAGTCACTTTGAAAACCTACATCGAAAAAGAAAGTGCTAGATCCTATCAGTATCCTGATAGTTTTAATAGTTTTGCTTGCGTGAAGAACGATTCCTTACCACAATGAATCTAATGCCTATTTACTATTAAAAACCAAATAGAAATCATTGAAAAAATACACGACTCCTATTTCA is a window encoding:
- the hrpA gene encoding ATP-dependent RNA helicase HrpA, yielding MTSTVNPLSHAFLNQGFLQDTAKIRRRLFRLNKQANSTEKDQELEALKQKALDAKEKAEFRFQQRPEVTYPEALPVSQKKDEIAKAIAENQVVIVAGETGSGKTTQLPKICLELGLGSRGLIGHTQPRRLAARSVATRIAEEINSPLGETVGFKVRFADAIKDSSYIKLMTDGILLAELASDRYLNQYDALIIDEAHERSLNIDFILGYLKEILKKRKDLKVIITSATIDVDRFSKHFNNAPVIEVSGRTFPVETRYRPLVREEGQSLDLIDGIFSAVEELMDEGLGDILIFMNGEREIRDTAEQLNKQNYRDTEILPLYARLSYGEQSKVFKSHVGRRIVLATNVAETSLTVPGIRYVIDPGTARISRYSYRTKVQRLPIEPVSQASANQRQGRCGRVGPGICIRLYDEDDFLSRPEFTDPEILRTNLASVILQMLAIGLGDIEGFPFIQPPESRHIKDGFLLLEELTAVNKGKKGLQLTQLGRQLAQIPVDPRLARMVIEANKLGCLQQVMVIAAGLSIQDPRERPLEKQQAADEAHSKYKDKDSDFVAWLNLWEHIQSQQKELSASQFRKKCKQDFLAYLRIREWQDLYSQLRQAVHDLKWKLKGEESDYDNIHQAILSGLLSHIGFKDNNNEYLGARNRKFFVFPGSPLAKKGPKWIMAAELTETSRLFARSCAKINPEWIEPLAGHLIKRNYNEPHFEAKQGSVVAFENQVLYGLTTVHKRKVQYGKIDPVESREIFIRSALAEGELRTKEPFYLHNCKQLEEVEALEHKSRRKDILVDEQVLVDFYQERLPDNIYSSATLFKWWNKAKRNDPKLLHFDPEMLFKRDAGHVSQLDFPDTWQQGNLTLPISYQFKPGNEDDGVSIHIPIALLNQVEDQGFDWLVAGLRYEKCVALIKSLPKTLRRNFVPAPEYAKACVEAMKPFELSFIEALSKQLLRMSGVRLSEDDFDFSQLDKHLIINFKVEGDKGKLIAQGRELTELQASLQGKVKQAIRKVADSGIEKDKLTEWNFGDLPKQYQQHKGSFEVKAFPALIDNKDSVAIKLFDNENQAEMQQRRGLRRLLLLNIPSPVKHLQQRLPNKAKLSMYFNPFGQVQILIDDIIAASVQQLLDEKQLDVRNADDFDKARDWVRQELNETAEKIALKTEEILTLHQKIKKRLKGKISLDIAFAMSDIQAHLDRLVFKGFVEVSGWERLSDILRYLKAIENRLEKLPVDPNRDRLQMHSINNCEKSLEAKLAKLPKLAAVPQELEEAKWMIEEYRVSCFAQVLGTKYPISEKRIMIQLDKV